The region GGCGCAGCGCGATTACTTCGGCGCTCACACCTTCAAGCGTGTGGACAAAGAAGGCGTGTTCCACCACAACTGGCTGGCTGAGTAACAGGCAGCGTTTAGCTTAATGCTCAGGAACCCGAGATGCTTTCCGCTTCATGCGGAGGGCTTTCGGGTTTTTTGCATCTATGAGGCACAGCCATGGCAGGCACAGCCCGCTTCAAAATGAAGGCTGCCGGCATTGTGCAAACTTTTCACCCTGTGTTATGATATGACAAATGTCGCGGCTTGGAGGTTGTTATGGACGATCGAAATATCATTCTCGTCGGGATGATGGCTACGGGGAAGTCTACAGTAGGCGCCATTCTGGCCGAGGAGCTTGACTATGAACTGGTTGATCTGGATGCAGTGATTACCGGAAGAGAGGGCCGCAGTATTGCGGATATCTTCGCAGATGGCGGAGAGCAGGCGTTCAGGCGCATTGAATCAGCGGTGCTTCAGGAAATGTTGCAGGGAGAGCGCAAAGTGATCTCTACAGGCGGAGGGGCGGTGCTTGCGCCAGGGAATGCAGAAGTCATGCTGGAGCATGGATTTGTTGTGGCTCTTACAGCCTCGGAGGATACCATTATTGAACGGGTCAG is a window of Paenibacillus sp. FSL H3-0469 DNA encoding:
- a CDS encoding shikimate kinase, whose product is MDDRNIILVGMMATGKSTVGAILAEELDYELVDLDAVITGREGRSIADIFADGGEQAFRRIESAVLQEMLQGERKVISTGGGAVLAPGNAEVMLEHGFVVALTASEDTIIERVSGDENRPLLAGNAANRVRSIMEQRREAYRFAHCTVDTTELNVAEVSQYILLRYRA